A window of the Blastopirellula sediminis genome harbors these coding sequences:
- a CDS encoding HTTM domain-containing protein, with protein sequence MIRSLFSTVVTWLRDAISGWDWFWFSPADVRLVCGMRIAVGLVLLYVYGTSFSQALDLIGPSAWIDQQAVGELMQPDEEGFAIVNAWTPSLWHYVSSPQASLSLYGLFLVIIAFYTAGLFTRVSNLLVLIGHISVIHRAFIFHYGVDNVLAMLLLYLLIAPCGARFSVDAWLRRNWRKSSVDSLPTESVGANFALRCIQLHLCVIYLCAGLAKLQGDSWWDGTAVWQVVMSNEIHLLDLRPVAHLGDFAVVTLSLILVVGTLFYECSFALLIWNPKLRPFYLITAVGLHGGIALMMGLLAFGVTMIIACCSFIPLEWIAAWDAKRASDSLESDSDADISPSAALPTP encoded by the coding sequence ATGATCCGCTCCCTGTTTTCGACCGTCGTCACCTGGTTGCGAGATGCGATCTCGGGTTGGGACTGGTTTTGGTTTTCGCCGGCCGACGTCCGCCTCGTTTGCGGAATGCGCATCGCTGTTGGATTGGTTTTGCTGTACGTGTACGGCACCTCATTTTCGCAGGCCTTGGATCTGATCGGCCCTAGCGCTTGGATCGACCAGCAAGCGGTCGGCGAGTTGATGCAGCCGGACGAAGAAGGATTCGCGATCGTCAACGCCTGGACTCCGTCGCTCTGGCACTACGTCAGTTCGCCGCAGGCGTCGCTCTCCCTATACGGCCTCTTTCTGGTCATAATCGCATTCTATACGGCAGGCCTGTTTACCCGCGTCAGTAACCTGCTGGTGCTGATCGGACATATCAGCGTCATCCATCGCGCCTTTATTTTTCATTACGGCGTCGACAATGTGCTGGCGATGCTGCTCCTCTATTTGCTGATCGCACCCTGCGGCGCTCGTTTCTCGGTAGACGCCTGGTTGCGGCGGAACTGGCGGAAGAGCTCCGTCGATTCGCTGCCAACCGAGTCGGTCGGCGCAAATTTCGCGCTGCGATGCATTCAACTCCATCTTTGCGTCATCTACCTGTGTGCCGGCCTGGCGAAGCTGCAAGGAGATTCGTGGTGGGATGGAACGGCTGTCTGGCAGGTCGTCATGTCGAACGAAATTCATCTGCTCGACCTGCGACCCGTCGCACACTTGGGAGACTTTGCGGTCGTCACGCTCAGTTTGATCCTGGTGGTCGGCACGCTGTTCTACGAATGTAGCTTTGCGCTATTGATCTGGAATCCCAAGCTGCGGCCGTTTTATCTAATCACGGCAGTTGGATTGCACGGCGGCATCGCCCTGATGATGGGGCTGTTGGCGTTCGGCGTGACGATGATCATCGCTTGCTGCTCGTTCATTCCGTTGGAGTGGATCGCGGCCTGGGACGCCAAGCGTGCGTCCGATAGCCTTGAATCCGACTCGGACGCCGACATCAGCCCTTCCGCTGCGCTCCCCACTCCCTAA
- a CDS encoding helix-turn-helix transcriptional regulator, which produces MGDFERNLAEQTSCARIDLDPLASLLTFLKPQCLVTHVLPLSAGQASNCDLDGPTFHCIVEGACRLQSDGAAPHDLEQGDFVLLLRSERPTLRALRDRTLLLSGTIQSSGLDLTQALPDIPSICKSRMESRESLQSQVLPLVTDKLVTDRQGGIALANVILSLVLTETIREELRSLPLDVASWLSGMQDEALGPVLSAMLREPEAPWTVEKLASAGCMSRSTFARRFREVVGESPMDVLTAIRMRIATDLLQSSHGLKSISRQSGYGSISAFTSAFRKRYGITPSQFRKNSLIRMGFREPLESVID; this is translated from the coding sequence ATGGGAGATTTCGAACGCAATCTGGCAGAGCAAACGTCCTGCGCCAGGATCGATCTTGATCCTTTGGCGTCGCTGTTGACGTTTCTCAAACCGCAGTGCCTGGTGACGCACGTCTTGCCGCTGTCGGCTGGGCAAGCGTCGAACTGCGATCTCGACGGTCCAACGTTTCACTGCATTGTCGAAGGGGCGTGCCGACTGCAATCAGACGGCGCTGCGCCGCACGACCTGGAGCAGGGCGACTTTGTTCTACTCCTGCGTTCCGAACGCCCAACGCTGCGAGCGCTACGCGACAGGACATTACTCCTTTCGGGAACGATCCAATCGAGCGGACTCGACCTGACGCAGGCGCTTCCTGACATTCCCTCGATCTGCAAGTCGCGCATGGAGTCGAGAGAATCGCTTCAGTCGCAAGTCCTGCCGCTCGTGACCGACAAGCTGGTCACCGATCGCCAAGGAGGAATCGCGCTGGCCAACGTGATCTTGTCGCTGGTACTAACCGAGACGATTCGCGAAGAGTTGCGTTCGTTGCCGCTCGACGTCGCCAGCTGGCTCAGTGGTATGCAGGACGAAGCGCTCGGACCCGTTCTGTCGGCGATGCTGCGCGAACCGGAAGCGCCTTGGACGGTCGAGAAACTCGCGTCCGCTGGATGCATGTCGCGTTCGACCTTCGCTCGCCGTTTTCGCGAGGTCGTGGGAGAGTCCCCGATGGATGTACTTACGGCGATCCGGATGCGAATCGCGACCGATTTGCTGCAATCCTCGCACGGCCTGAAGTCGATCTCCCGGCAGTCGGGCTATGGATCGATCTCGGCGTTCACCTCCGCGTTTCGCAAACGGTACGGAATTACGCCGTCGCAGTTTCGCAAAAACAGCCTGATAAGAATGGGGTTTCGCGAACCGCTGGAAAGCGTGATCGACTGA
- a CDS encoding trimeric intracellular cation channel family protein: MTTPDASLSASILAIMYFGDIVFSISGALTAARYRMDVFGFLLIGTTTGIGGGTLRDLLLGRTVWWTQDPTELLLCVAAALLTFFFLPSDIARRRGLIWADALGLAAFCVVGCSIALEFGSPPIIAVFMGLVTATGGGVIRDVLANTQPMITSGQPYAAAALLGSLSYAVLRYLAIPEIAAEVIAFAAAFGLRGSALLFDIRMGPPGEFLRIGKPGGDPAEEDSSSG, encoded by the coding sequence ATGACAACACCCGATGCGTCTCTCAGCGCCAGCATCTTGGCGATCATGTACTTCGGGGACATCGTCTTTTCGATCAGCGGCGCGTTGACCGCCGCGCGGTATCGTATGGACGTCTTCGGGTTCCTCTTGATCGGGACGACGACCGGCATCGGCGGCGGCACATTACGCGACTTGCTCCTCGGCCGCACGGTCTGGTGGACGCAGGATCCGACGGAACTGCTCCTGTGCGTCGCCGCCGCTTTGCTGACGTTTTTCTTTCTGCCTAGCGATATCGCGCGGCGCCGCGGATTGATCTGGGCCGATGCGTTAGGTCTCGCCGCATTTTGTGTGGTCGGCTGCAGCATCGCCCTGGAGTTCGGCTCGCCGCCGATCATCGCCGTTTTCATGGGACTGGTAACCGCTACCGGCGGCGGCGTCATTCGCGACGTCCTCGCCAACACGCAGCCGATGATCACCAGCGGTCAGCCCTACGCCGCTGCAGCTCTGTTGGGATCGTTGAGTTACGCCGTCTTGCGTTATCTGGCGATTCCAGAAATCGCCGCAGAAGTGATCGCGTTCGCCGCAGCATTTGGTTTGCGGGGTTCGGCGCTCCTCTTCGATATCCGCATGGGACCGCCAGGAGAATTTCTGAGAATTGGGAAGCCGGGCGGCGATCCCGCCGAGGAGGATTCTTCCTCCGGCTAG
- a CDS encoding serine/threonine protein kinase, giving the protein MSSSPNEGSAMRPQGNPSQPISDLQNASATPPSGDVCPIPPDKRVGWIWSEMHRRRSQGESVSANDYLTPFYLAGLTDEGEVDIIYAEYVLREQYEGPPAAEEFIQRYPRYAEALRRQLDLHEALSMPDDETELYQGNPQPAPIVESDQPLPERIGRYVVVSHLGSGSQSDVFRALHPTLECEVVIKLAKHPLNQTPDDSPHISDEAKLLASLSHPNLVRVFDLGIHEDRPFIAMEFVRGRTLQQWARSERPSPQQSAAIVAKIGQALSTAHGKGIVHLDIKPINILIDEHGEPKLIDFGLSWLQDAWKVEDVIDGKIFGTFAYMPPEQARGEVNSLDPRSDIFSLGGVLYFLLTGKAPYPMRDQYAAWMACQTAEWDRAPLYQSTIPPRLARVCEQAMSANPDDRFPNASALVQHLEQKNSQHGWLAVAAITAVLLLTAGLSAWGLWPRDMQSGDKNGEEKVATIEPALDVQVWDTERSYRLAEVVPLRNGDRVRVEAKLPADSYGSLFLVSSDGKVELLRQLEPAGKPRLLSFPEKTSEVVPLVGPNGTELILFCARRRGPIDLEEFESLWTSGDEWPSLPGMTVLRLNPEGVHVEQRDKGFGSPIDREDPESVVQERLNGLQKQLAEKMETFEGIAFTHGK; this is encoded by the coding sequence ATGAGTTCGTCCCCCAACGAAGGAAGTGCCATGCGTCCCCAAGGAAATCCCTCCCAGCCCATTTCCGATCTTCAGAACGCATCCGCGACGCCCCCCAGCGGCGACGTCTGCCCGATCCCGCCCGACAAACGGGTCGGCTGGATCTGGTCCGAAATGCATCGACGGCGCAGCCAAGGAGAGTCGGTCTCGGCCAATGACTATCTCACCCCGTTTTACCTGGCTGGCCTGACGGACGAAGGGGAAGTCGACATCATTTACGCCGAGTACGTTCTGCGGGAGCAATACGAGGGGCCCCCGGCCGCTGAGGAGTTCATTCAGCGCTACCCTCGATACGCGGAGGCGCTACGGCGCCAGCTCGATCTGCACGAGGCCCTCTCGATGCCGGATGACGAAACCGAACTCTATCAAGGAAATCCCCAGCCGGCGCCGATCGTCGAATCGGATCAACCGTTGCCAGAACGGATCGGTCGCTACGTGGTGGTTTCCCATCTGGGTTCCGGCTCCCAGTCGGACGTCTTTCGCGCCTTGCACCCAACCTTGGAATGTGAGGTCGTGATCAAGCTTGCCAAACACCCCCTGAACCAGACCCCGGACGACTCACCCCATATATCAGACGAGGCGAAACTGCTGGCCAGCTTGTCGCACCCGAACCTGGTCCGGGTTTTTGACCTTGGCATTCACGAGGACCGCCCGTTTATTGCGATGGAATTCGTCCGTGGGAGAACGCTGCAGCAATGGGCGCGTAGTGAGCGCCCTTCGCCGCAGCAATCGGCCGCAATTGTCGCAAAGATCGGCCAAGCTCTCTCTACAGCACATGGCAAAGGGATCGTTCACCTGGACATCAAACCGATCAATATTTTGATCGACGAACATGGGGAGCCGAAATTGATCGACTTCGGCCTCTCGTGGCTTCAGGATGCGTGGAAGGTTGAGGACGTCATTGACGGTAAGATCTTCGGGACGTTCGCCTATATGCCCCCCGAACAGGCGCGCGGCGAGGTAAACTCGCTCGATCCCCGCTCCGATATCTTTTCGCTGGGGGGCGTCCTCTATTTCCTGCTGACCGGGAAAGCTCCCTATCCGATGCGTGACCAGTATGCCGCCTGGATGGCCTGCCAGACCGCGGAATGGGATCGCGCCCCGTTATACCAATCGACTATCCCGCCGCGACTTGCCCGCGTCTGCGAACAGGCGATGTCCGCCAATCCGGACGACCGCTTCCCCAACGCAAGTGCGCTGGTTCAGCATCTGGAGCAGAAAAACAGCCAACATGGTTGGCTTGCGGTCGCAGCGATCACCGCCGTGCTGTTGTTGACGGCGGGGTTGTCGGCATGGGGTTTGTGGCCGCGTGACATGCAGTCTGGAGACAAGAATGGGGAGGAAAAGGTAGCGACGATTGAGCCAGCCTTGGATGTGCAAGTTTGGGATACGGAGCGAAGCTATCGCCTTGCGGAAGTCGTTCCGTTGCGAAATGGGGATCGCGTGCGCGTCGAAGCCAAACTTCCTGCCGACAGCTACGGATCGTTGTTCCTTGTCAGCAGCGACGGAAAGGTCGAACTGCTGCGGCAACTAGAGCCGGCAGGCAAACCAAGGCTTCTCTCCTTTCCCGAGAAGACCTCGGAAGTCGTGCCGCTGGTCGGACCGAACGGAACCGAGTTGATCCTGTTTTGTGCCCGCCGACGCGGTCCGATCGATTTAGAGGAGTTTGAGTCTCTCTGGACGAGCGGCGACGAGTGGCCCTCGCTCCCTGGCATGACCGTCCTGCGGCTCAATCCGGAGGGAGTGCATGTGGAGCAGCGGGACAAGGGTTTTGGATCGCCGATTGACCGAGAAGATCCAGAGAGCGTCGTCCAGGAGCGTCTCAATGGCCTGCAAAAGCAGTTAGCCGAAAAGATGGAAACCTTTGAGGGGATCGCCTTCACGCACGGGAAATAA